In one window of Zingiber officinale cultivar Zhangliang chromosome 11A, Zo_v1.1, whole genome shotgun sequence DNA:
- the LOC122032648 gene encoding E3 ubiquitin-protein ligase RING1-like, with translation MSSAAASPPNPTAVASAAPLCSSAFTDTTLPSIIYWCHQCDMSVTLLPSHSPLICPDCFCSDSLEEMEIGPAHLLSSSSPSSSSSPAPPPQSLPLVLLTDSDDEETGSASDSDDHHRPLRSRAARFRRLIAQLADGGGDDPLPPSDPTRCSPASVASIDALPTVCISEADAASFPSCAVCKDEFALLSAARRLPCYHIYHSDCIVPWLSLHNSCPVCRSPIPAPDEYSVAASGPVLPSSVSVVGEGVDHSLSLALSTADEEAMVLTAALWQVRSQHRLSFPVRSLTSEARDAALFQMEHLDETLADSRETLAPECPVERQGSTMGSSADGGDNTTTPEISDNF, from the coding sequence ATGTCTTCTGCTGCTGCATCTCCACCAAATCCAACCGCCGTCGCCAGCGCCGCACCTCTCTGCTCCTCCGCCTTCACTGACACTACTCTCCCGTCCATCATTTACTGGTGCCACCAGTGCGACATGAGCGTCACCCTCCTCCCTTCCCACTCTCCTCTGATCTGCCCCGATTGCTTCTGTTCTGATTCCCTTGAGGAAATGGAAATCGGCCCCGCCcacctcctctcctcctcttccccttcttcctcctcctcacctGCTCCCCCTCCCCAATCCCTCCCCTTGGTCCTCCTCACCGATTCCGACGACGAAGAAACCGGATCCGCCTCGGACTCTGATGACCACCACCGTCCTCTCCGTTCCCGTGCTGCGCGCTTCCGCCGCCTCATCGCCCAACTGGCCGATGGAGGCGGCGATGACCCCCTCCCGCCCTCCGACCCCACCCGCTGCTCTCCTGCCTCCGTTGCATCCATCGATGCCCTCCCCACCGTCTGTATCTCCGAGGCTGATGCCGCTTCCTTCCCCTCTTGCGCCGTTTGCAAGGATGAGTTTGCCCTTCTATCTGCCGCCCGTCGCCTCCCCTGCTACCACATCTACCACTCCGATTGCATCGTCCCTTGGCTATCCCTCCACAACTCTTGCCCCGTCTGCCGCTCGCCGATCCCTGCCCCTGATGAATATTCAGTCGCCGCCAGTGGACCGGTACTCCCCTCAAGTGTCTCGGTGGTGGGTGAGGGAGTTGATCACTCGTTGTCACTAGCGCTCAGCACGGCCGATGAGGAGGCCATGGTGCTGACGGCTGCGCTATGGCAAGTGAGGAGTCAGCATCGTCTATCGTTCCCAGTTCGGTCCCTTACATCAGAGGCCAGGGACGCGGCGCTCTTTCAGATGGAGCATTTGGATGAAACTCTAGCGGACAGCAGGGAGACGCTCGCACCGGAGTGCCCAGTGGAACGGCAGGGATCAACCATGGGAAGTAGCGCGGATGGCGGTGACAATACAACGACCCCCGAGATTAGTGATAATTTTTAG
- the LOC122032590 gene encoding cell number regulator 2-like, which yields MHPPDAGYPYPPPSAPGVYSTPPVTSVYPPPFQSPQSWSTGLFDCTSDCTNCVVTLFCPCITFGRIAEILDRGSAPCGLSGALYALLQYLTWFHWVYSCTYRTKMRAQYSLADAPCSDCLVHCCCEQCALCQEYRELNNRDFDMFIGWHANMERRATAAAVYLPPVTPDAMLR from the exons ATGCATCCACCCGACGCCGGCTACCCCTACCCGCCACCATCGGCCCCCGGCGTTTACTCGACTCCGCCAGTTACCTCCGTTTACCCGCCTCCGTTTCAGAGCCCTCAGTCGTGGTCCACCGGCCTCTTCGACTGCACAAGCGACTGCACCAACT GCGTCGTGACCTTGTTCTGCCCCTGCATCACCTTCGGCCGCATCGCCGAGATCCTGGACCGCGGATCGGCGCCGTGCGGGCTGAGCGGGGCGTTGTATGCGCTGCTGCAGTACTTGACGTGGTTCCACTGGGTGTACTCCTGCACCTACCGCACCAAGATGAGGGCGCAGTACTCGCTGGCCGACGCCCCCTGCAGCGACTGCCTCGTCCACTGCTGCTGCGAGCAATGCGCGCTGTGCCAGGAGTACCGCGAACTCAACAACCGTGACTTCGACATGTTCATAG GGTGGCATGCAAACATGGAAAGGCGAGCAACCGCTGCGGCAGTTTATTTACCCCCCGTTACTCCCGATGCCATGCTGCGCTAA
- the LOC122032035 gene encoding vacuolar iron transporter 2-like, whose protein sequence is MAPEDGWVVNLSKSPAADGVATEKLLVHHQEKHFTASNVVRDVIIGVSDGLTVPFALAAGLSGANAPSYIILTAGLAEVAAGAISMGLGGYLAAKSEADHYSRELKREQEEIIAVPDTEAAEIAEILSQYGLEPHEYGPVVNSLRKNPQAWLEFMMKFELGLEKPDPKRALQSALTIALSYMVGGVVPLLPYVFIPTAMKAMLTSIGVTLAALLFFGYVKGHFTGDRPLMSSFQTALIGAAASAAAYAMAKAVQAT, encoded by the exons ATGGCGCCGGAAGATGGATGGGTGGTGAACCTGTCGAAATCACCGGCGGCGGACGGCGTTGCCACCGAGAAGCTTTTGGTGCACCACCAGGAGAAGCACTTCACCGCCAGCAATGTCGTGCGCGACGTCATCATTGGTGTCTCCGACGGTCTCACCGTCCCCTTTGCTCTCGCCGCCGGACTCTCCGGCGCCAACGCTCCCTCCTACATCATCCTCACTGCTGGACTCGCCGAGGTCGCCGCTGGCGCCATCTCCatgggcctaggcgg GTATCTAGCGGCGAAGAGTGAGGCGGACCACTACTCGCGGGAACTCAAGCGGGAGCAGGAGGAGATCATCGCCGTCCCTGACACCG AGGCCGCGGAGATCGCTGAGATCCTGTCGCAGTATGGCCTGGAGCCCCACGAGTACGGCCCGGTGGTGAACTCCCTGCGGAAGAACCCGCAAGCCTGGCTCGAGTTCATGATGAA ATTCGAGCTGGGATTGGAGAAGCCAGATCCGAAGAGGGCGTTGCAGAGCGCGCTCACGATCGCCCTGTCCTACATGGTGGGCGGCGTGGTGCCCCTGCTGCCCTACGTCTTCATCCCCACCGCAATGAAGGCCATGCTCACGTCCATCGGCGTGACGCTGGCGGCGCTGCTCTTTTTCGGATACGTGAAGGGGCACTTCACCGGCGACCGCCCGCTGATGAGCTCGTTCCAGACCGCATTAATAGGCGCcgccgcctccgccgccgccTATGCCATGGCCAAGGCCGTCCAAGCCACCTGA